The genomic stretch GAAAGCGCTTCTTCCGGATCGAATACGCCGGGCAGCGGCTCCAGGCTTACCTTGACCGCCAGGGCCCCCGCTAAAGCGGATTCTCCGGTCTCGGCCGCCACCAGGGCCACGGCCTGTCCGGCGTGACGCACGATGTCGCGGGCGAGGAACTCCTGGTCCTTTGTGATGGGGATAATCCCCAATCGATGGGCGCCGGGGACGTCCTCGGCCGTGAACACCCGAACCACGCCGGGCAGGGCCATGGCGCGGATCGAGTCGACTCCGATCAGCCTGGACGGCGCCTGTTGAACGCGAACACAGGCAAGGTGCAGGTCGCCGGTCTTGCCCAGGTCCGCGCCGAAACGCGTTTCCCCTTTCACCCGCGCCAGGGCCCCAACCCTGTACCGATTCTGTCCGATACTCATGCGCCTCTTGCCACCCGTTCCCAGGCCAGGGCCAGCGTACGGCCGGTAACCCTCGCTATGGCCTGTACTTTGTATGCCGCGGAAGAGCGCCATCCGCAAACGTCTTGGAAAAGATCCGTTGCTTTGCGCCCGGCTTCCCTCCAGAGCGCATCCCCCGCCACGCCGTTGGCAAGCAGCTCTTCGACGTCGTTCAGTCGGCGAGGGGAAGGAAAACAAGCGCCCAATACCACCCTGCAGTCGGAAAAAGCCGGATCCAGGCACACGGCCACGTTCAGTCTGGCCACACTGACGCCCCGGCGGCGGCCGACCTTGGAAAAAACCTGACCGTCGCGGGATTTCAGTCGGTCCAATTCGAAACCCAGAATCAGTTCGTCGTTGGCAAGGATGGTTTGGCCGGGTCCCGTAATCAGTTCTTCCACCCGGCAGAAACGGCGTTCCCGGATGGACACGACCTCGGCGCGGGCGCCTAGCGCCACCAGAGCGGTGACCCCGTCGGCGGCCGGAGAAGCGTTCGCGACATTGCCGCCGATGCTCGCCGTCTGACGAACCTGCACCGAACCTACGGTCGCCGCCGCCTGCTTCAGAATCGGGTATGTCCGCTCGACCTCCAGGTCGCTCTCCAATCGCCGGAAGGAAATTCCGGCTCCAATGTAGGGGCGCTCGCTACCAAGATCCAGCCGCGTCAGCTCGGAAAGGCGGCTCACATCCACGATCACGTTCGGCAGAGGTTCGCCGGCGAGGCGGGCCCGACGCAGCCGCGGCATCAGATCGGTCCCTCCGGCCAGCGCGCGGGCTTCGCCTCGAGCCATCACTTCGAGGGCGTCGTTCAGAGAACGTGCGGCGACAAAACGGCTCATCGAGGTCCTTCCCGAAGACGTTTGGCCGCTCTGCGAACAGCCCTCACAATGTCGTGATACCCGGTACATCGACAGAGGTTGCCCGCCAAAGCCCTCTTGATTTCTTCCTCTCCCGGATCGGGGTTGTGGCTCAGCAGATCCGCCGCGGACATGATCATACCGGGAGTACAGAAGCCGCACTGCACGGCTCCGGTCTCCAGGAAGGCTTCCTGCAACGGATGGAGCGTTGGTCCCTTCGCCATCCCCTCGATGGTGGTTACCTCGCGGCCTTGAACCTGCCAGGCCGCCGTCAGACAGGCGTTGACCACGCAGCCGTCCAGCAGAACGCTGCAAGCGCCGCACTCCCCCACTCCGCAGCCTTCCTTGGCGCCTTTCCGGTCCAGGTAATTGCGCAAGAGGCCCAGCAGGCTCTCTTCTCCGGGAACATCGCGGATCTCCACTTCGTTCCCGTTCAATACGAATCTCAGTTCCATTCTAAATTATGACCGTGCCATAGATCATCGGCGCCCGGAGCATTCGTCACAGAGGACTATCGTAGCATCATTTTGGGCAGGAAAAGGGCGATCGCGGGAAAAACGGTAATAAGAACCACGATGGCAATGATCGCGAGCAAAAAGGGTGCGACTCCACGGAAAATGGTTTCCACCGGAATATCGGTTGCAACTCCGGCCACTGTGAAAACGTTCAAGCCCATTGGGGGGGTGATCAGTCCGGCTTCCATCATGAGCACCGCGATCACCCCGAACCAGATGGGGTCAAAATTCAGCGTTTCAATAATGGGAAAGATCACGGGCAGGGTCAACACCATCATCGAGATGGCGTCCAGGAAGCATCCGAGAAAAAGGTAAGTCAGAATAATCACGGAATGAACCACATACGGGGAAACATCGAGCCCTGCCGCCCAGTTCGCCACCTGCATCGGAATGGTGGAGAGGGCCAGAAAGTAGCTGAACACATTGGCTCCGGCCACGAGTATCAACACCATGACTGAGATGCGTAGGGACTCCAATAGCGCTCCGATCAGCCCATCCCAGGTCAGCCTCCGCTTGAGCAAGGCGACCAGAAACAGTAGGGTCGCGCCCACGGCTCCAGCTTCCGTGGGAGTGAAAAACCCGGCATAGATGCCCCCCATCACCACCAGGAAAAGCGCTAGCGGCTCCCATACGCCCTTTAGAGAAATCATCTTCTCTTTCCAGGTCACGGATGCCGGATTGACCGGCGCCAGCGCGGGTCTCATCTTGACCCACGCCACCACGATCGCGATATAGGCCAGCGCCAGAAGGATGCCCGGAAAGATACCGGCCACCAGGAGTTTACCGATGGACTGCTCGGTAAGCATCCCATATACGACAAAACCGATGCTGGGCGGTATCAGGAAACCCAACGTTCCCCCGGCGGCCACACTGCCGGTCGCCAGCCTGGCGTCGTAATTGTAGCGCTTCATTTCGGGCAGAGCCACGGTGCTCATGGTGGCCGCGGTAGCCACCGAGGAACCCGAAACCGCGGCAAAGCCCCCACAAGCCCCGATCGTCGCAATGGCCAGCCCACCGGGGAGCCGGCGCATCCATTTATCAAACGCGCCGTAGAGTTCGCTGGTAAGGCCCGAACTGCCGGCAAAACCGCCCATCACGATGAACAGGGGAATGACCGTATACGGATAGAAAGAAGCCACTTCCCATACCGTACTGGCCACTACGGGCAACGCCGCTTGCGCTGAGGTCAGATAGGCGATGCCGCCGAAGCCTACCAGCATCAGGGCAAAGGCAATGGGCATTCCCAAGAACAAGAGGAAGAATACGCATCCGGTGCCGATGACGCCTACGGTTATCGGGTCCACTATTTTCTCCCGATCAACATTTGCACGCAATCCACGGCGTCGAACAGCAGTTCCAGGAGGAGAAAAAAGGCCGCCACGGGGATCAGCATTCTGAAGGGCAGTTGAGAAATGCGCAGCATGTCGGAGACGGCGCTCGTGTCTACGGCTTCGACCCACCCCTGCCGGCACAGAACGGCAATGATAAACATACTCAACAGGGTTGTGATCAACTCGAGAATCAGCGCGGCCGGCGCGGGCAACCTGGCCGTCAGCATGGTCACCCGCACGTGGCCTTTGACTTGATGGGTGTAAGCCAGACCCAGAAGGATAAAGATGGACAACATATAGCTGGACAGCTCGATGGTGCCGGGGATGGGACGGGACCATACTCCCCGGCTCACCACTTCAGCGGAAGTCAACAGCATCATAGGGATGAGCAGGAACATACCCACGTAGGTCAAGATACGCGTGATCTTCTGAACACCCCACTTTACCGTGGCATACATTTCCCCGGGCCCGGTCCTTCCGTTTCTACTTGCTGTCCGTGGTGCGCCACTCCGGAGGAATGGCAACGCACTTCGTACCGTGGGCTTCGGCTATCTTGCCGTACATGATTACGGCTTCCTTGGCATTGAGTCCCTTTTTCTCCAAATCGGCCACCCACTGCCGGGTCTGTTCCTGGAATCGCTCGTACCACTTGGCTTCCTGTTCGGGGGTCAGCTCGTGGATCTTCACCCCTTTGGCGTTAAGCTCCTCCATCATCTGGGCATAGGTCTTCTTATCCAGTCCGTGGGTGGTGGCAAACGGGTTGCCCACCACTTCTTCGATGATGGGTTTGAGGTCGTCGGGGGTGTTCTCCCAGCTCTTCTTGTTCATGATCACGCCCTCGGAAACGCAACCGAACGTGGCTTTGACTCCGTATTTCGCAACCTCGTGGAGTTTGAAAGCCAGAACCAGAGGAGGACACGTGACCAGACCGTCGATCGTGCCGGTTTCCATAGCCAGATACACATCCCCCAAAGGCATGAACACCGGTTCGGCGCCCAGGGCTTTGATGTAGTTGGTCTGCTGACCGCCCGGAGTGCGGATCTTCAAGCCCGTCAAGTCATCGATGGTCTGCACCGGCTTGGTGGTCCATAAAAAAGCCTGGATACATCCGTTCAGCTCGAGAACCTTAACGTCTTTGAATTCATCCTCCAACGCCTTCTCGTACACCTGATTGCCGATATTCGTAGCGAGATCCTTACCGTCCACCCAGGCCGCCAACGAGAGCACGTCGGTGAGAGGAAAACGGCCGGGAGTCCAGGTTGCGGTGAAATACCCCATGTCGGACAGACCGTTCTTCACGATGTCAAAGTGTTCAGGGCCTTTTCCCAATGCGCCGCCAGGGTACAAGGTGTAGGTGATCCGGCCGTTGCTCCGCTTTTTCAGTTCCTCGAGCATCGGAATCCACACCGTTTTCACCTCTCGACTCACCGGAGGATGCCAGGTGCTGAACTTGATGTTCATGGTGGACTCGGACCCCGCCTGCACCGGGCTTCCCATTGCCAGGCAAAACATCAGTCCCAGGACCAGGCTTATCGCCAAAATACGCTTTTTCATGGGTGCATTCCTCCCAAGTTGGAATGTGTGGACGGACTTCTGGAGTCCTTCTTCTTGAAGTACATGGATGTACGCCACGGACGATACCGCATGTGACGCGCCAACACTTCAAACGCTTTTGTCGGTTCCCGGACAACCACCATAGCACAGGGTCCGGTCTCGCTCACGTCATTAATGCACCACTAATGCACCACGGTCTTTTGCACTTGACCTCAAAGGACTTAAGCGATAGTTTACTTTTTAAGTATATGTAAAATGGGTATGGCGTCAAGGATTTTAGACCGGATCGGAAATAAAGAAGTGACCGGACCCAGCTTAGGGGCTAAATTAAGGGACTTGCGTCTCGCCAAGCATTTGACTCTGCAACAGGTTGCAGAGCGCGCGAGCTACACGGCAGGCTATGTATCCCAAATAGAGCATGATAAGGCATCTCCTTCCATTGCCTCGCTGAAAAAGATCGCTGCCGCGCTGGACGCCCGCATCGTGGACCTTTTCTTGGACGAAGCCGATAACGATTCAGTCGTATTGGAACCCTCCCAGTGGGTCACCGTTAGTCTGGCCCGATGGAAGGCCGATATCAGGCAGATGGTCCGTTCGGTGAAGCATCACCGGATGCAGCCTTTTTACACGGTTATCCAGCCCGGAGGCGGCACTTCGGAGGATTACAGCCATCACGGAGAGGAGTTCGGTCTGGTACTGGACGGAGATTTGACATTGAAAGTAGGTTCGGAAACCTATCAGGTCAAGAAAGGCTCCTCGTTTTACTACTCCTCGAACGTGCCTCACGCCTGGACCAATGAAGCCGACGTTCCTTGCACCGTGGTCTGGGTGGTGACTCCACCAAGCTGGTGATGCCCGGATCGCCGGATCAGGAGGCTTTACACCATGAAAACGCTGTTGATCAAGAACGTTGGGCTGATGCTCTCCGGAGAGGTGGAGCATCCCCTGTTGGACGCTGACTCGATTCTCGTCGAGCAAGGTGTAATCCGTCGGGTGGGTTCCGCTTTGGCGCCTCCGGACGACGATACCCGGGTGATCGACGCCGCGGGGTGCGCGGTGACACCCGGATTGATCGATTCCCACTGCCATGTCGTGCTGGGAGATTGGACCCCCAGACAACAGATGCAGAATTTTCTGGAATCCTCGGTGCACGGAGGTGTGACCACTTCCATCTCGGCCGGCGAAGTGCATTTGCCCGGACGCCCTAAAGACGCCCTGGGAGCCAAATGCCTGGCCATTCTGGCGGCCGGGTCCTGGGCGTCTCATCGCCCCGGAGGCATGAAAGTGCTGGGTGGGGCCCTGATCCTCGAGAAGGGGCTTACGGAGTCGGACATCGATGAATGTGCTCGAGCCGGAGTCAGGGTCGTCGGCGAGGTGGGGTTGGGCTCGGTGAAGGATCCCGACGAGGCGGCCCAGATGGTCGCCTGGGCCAAGGCCCGCGGCATGATCGTCATGATGCACACCGGCGGTACTTCCATCCCCGGTTCGTCCGTGGTCGGCGCGGACCAGATCCTCAGGGTGAAACCGTCGGTGGTGTCGCATATTAATGGAGGACCCACGGCCGTGAGTCTCGAGGGGGCCATGGAAATTATCGAGAAGTCCGACGCGGCCCTCGAGATCGTGCAATGCGGCAACTCGAAACGAGCCGTCCAGGTGGCCGATATCATCCATGAGCGCGGAGAGTGGGGCCGGTGTATTCTGGGCAACGACGCTCCTTCCGGCACCGGAGTGATCACCCTGGGCCTGTTGCGCAACATCGCCATGCTGGCCGGTCAGAGCGCGGTGCCTCCCGAACTGGCGATGGGCATGGCCACCGGCAATACGGCTAAGCTCTATGGGTTCAATCGCGGACGGATTGCCGAAGGTCTGGAAGCGGACCTGGTAGTCATGGACGCGCCCATCGGTTCGCCCGGAGGGAACACCCTGGAGGCCCTGTCCGAAGGCGACATTCCGGGAATCTCCATTGTGATGGTGGACGGAGCCGTGGTGGTGAACAAAAGTCGCAACACCCCGCCGCCCGTGCGACAAGCTCGTGTCGTATAGGTACGCCCTGCAGATCTAGCCGGAACGGAATCTTTGAGAGGGAGACAACACATGGAGATACGTAAACTCGTGACCATGGTCGAGGAGACCCACAAAGAAGCAGACAAAAGAATCGATCCACCCACCCGGAAAGCCGCGGCGCTGGCTGTGATCGATAATCCGCTGGCTGGCCGCTATGTCGAGGACCTGACCGAGCTGATGGATATGGGGGCCGAGTTGGGCGCCCTTCTGGGCAACAAGGCCCGCGAAGCGCTGGGCATAGGACCCGAGCGGTGCGAGAGTTACGGCAAAGCGGCCATCGTAGGCATGAACGGCGAGTTGGAGCACGCCGGCGCCATTCTTCACCCCAAGCTCGGGAAACCCTTCCGCGAAGCCCTGGGCCGCGGCTTGGCCCTAATACCCTCCGTCAAGAAACGGGGAGGCCCCGGCTGCACCATCGATATCCCGCTGAACCACAAGGACGCGGCCTTTGTCCGCTCCCATTTCGACGGTATGACGGTGAGTATCGAGGACGCTCCGGGCCCGGACGAGATTCTGGTGGCCCTGGCGGTTACCGACTCCGGCCGGCCTTTGCCGCGAATCGGAGGACTCACCAAAGAAGAAGCCAAATACGAGGACGGCCTGCGCTGACCTCCCACCACTCCAAATATAAACCGGAGCATTACAAAAATGGGGATTCTGCCCGAAGTAAAAAAACATTATGGCAAACTGAAACTATGGATAGGAGGTGAATGGATCGACTCGAAGTCCACCGAGGTCCAAGTAACCACCAATCCCGCCATGGGCGAGCCCATCGCCGAGTTTCCCTCCGCCACCCGTGAGGAGGCTCGCGCGGCGGTTGAGGCGGCCCAGAAAGGCTTCCTTGCCTGGCGTGAAGTTGCGCTGCGCGAGCGGGGCAAACTCATGTTCGACCTGAGGCGGAAGTTCGAAGAACGGTTCGATGTCCTGTGCCGGGTCCTCACCCAGGATCACGGACGAACCATCGGCGAATCCCGGGGGTCGGTGCGCAGGGTCATCGAGAACGTCGAGTCCGCATGCTCCGCCGTCTACGGAATGCCCAAGATGAACGAACACATCGACCAACTGGCTGGCGGCATCGACGAGTATATGATCTACGAGCCCAAGGGGGTTTTCCTCATCGTCACCCCGGGCAATATTCCCATGCATGCCTGGTCCTCGTTTGTGCCTTACGCTCTGGCTTCGGGCTGCTCCGTGGTAGTGAGCCCCAGCCGGCAGGATCCCGTGGCCGCGGAATACATCTGCAGGGTCACCGAGGATTTGGGTCTGCCCGACGGCGCCATCAACCTGATTCACGGCGGGCGGTCGATCAACGAGTACATCCTCCGGCAGCCCGAGGTGCGGGGCTTGGGTTTCATCGGGTCCACGGCCGTGGCCAGGAAGCTCTTCAAGCTCTGCGGCGAACTCGGTAAGGATTCCTCCTTGAACGGCAACGGGAAAAACTGCGTGGTCATCATGCCGGATGCGGACATCGATCAGACCGTGCAGTTCCTCCTGCGCGGCTGCTTCGGAATGAGCGGGCAGCGTTGCCTGGGCTCGGACAACGTGGTCGCCGTAGGCGATTCCTACTACGAACTGAGAGAGAAGCTGACCTCCGCGGCCTCGGGAATGAAACTGGGATACGGCCTTGACGAGTCCGTGGAATTGGGGCCCATGTGCACCCCGGCCGGACGGGATAAGGTGATCGATTGGATAGACCTCGCGCTCAACGACGGTTGCACGATGCTCTATGACGGACGGAACCCCCGGGTCGAGGGCTATCCCAAGGGATATTTCCTGGGGCCCAGCGTCCTGGACAATGCGCAACCGGGCATGCCCAGCACCAAGGAGGAGGCTTTCGGACCGGTCACCGCATTGATGCGGTTCGGAGACCTGGACCAGGTCATCCGGTGGCATAACGAAAGCAACAACGACCTGGGCCACTCGGCCTGCATCATGACCCGGAGCGGCAAATCGGCCCGCAAATTTATAAAAGAGATGGAAACGGGCAACGTGGGCGTCAATGTGGCCGTTCCCCAACCTTATGCGTTCTTTCCCCTCGGCTCCAAGAAGCAGTCGTTTCTGGGCTCGGCCAAGTCACGCCTGGCCTCGATGCGGCTTTTTCTGGACGAAAAGACCGTTACCGCCCGCTGGGTGTAGACGGCCGGTTTATTGAAAGAATAGGCGGGGGGGAAACGTTTGAAATCGCGCCTATAATTACGCCATAAGGCGATATCGATGGCGGGACCCCCCGTACCCCCCTTCAAAACCTTCGAGGCGGGCGCGCGCTGATATGCGCTTGGCTTGCGAGCGCATCGAAGCACTCAACGTATTGGATTTGTTGGGTTTCACTGCGTTCAACCCAACCTACGATCCCGACTGCGGATAGACGGCGACGACTTAGCAGTCCACCCGAGTCTCCGAACCCGGACGCCTTCTCCCCTTGGGAGAAGGCCGGGATGAGGGGCGCGGGCGGGTTTGTCGCAGATCCTGAGCCTGCCGATGGAAACCCGCCCCTACGATTCTCCGTCGGATAGTGCGGCAGATTGGGTTAGCGAGCATGGCGAGCGTAACCCAAACGTGTTGGATTCGGCGGGTTTCACTACTCAACCGGCACTACCCGATCCTCAACACCTTCGCCCCCTTTATTTTGTGTTCCTTCAACTCCATGAGCGCCGTGTTGGCGTCTTCCAGCTCGAATTCCTGCACCTCGGGCTTGAGGGGTATCTCGGCCGCAAGTTTCAAGAACTCCTCGACGTCTCTCCTCGTTACATTCGCCACGCTCTTGACTTCCTTTTCGAGCCACAGATGATGTTCGTAGTCCAGCCCGAGGAGACAGTCCTTGTCCCTATCCTCTTTCCGGATGGCGTTGATGACGAGTCTTCCGCCTCTTTCCAGGTGCTTCAGCGCCTCCACGACCGGCTTCCAAACCGGGGTCGTGTCGATGATGCCGTGGATTTTCTCGGGAGGATTCTCCGTCGTGTCGCCGGACCAAAACGCGCCGAGTTCCATGGCGAACCGCCTCTGGGGTTCGCTTCGGGCAAACACGAACACCTTCGAGTGGGGATATTTGTGCAGGGCCGTCTGGAGCACCAGGTGGGCCGATGCCCCGAATCCCGTCAGGCCCAGATTTTGTCCATCGGACAGTCCGGTCAGTCTCAACGAGCGATAGCCCACCGCTCCGGCGCACAACAGCGAATCCATGCAATTCCGACCCGGTCTCCCGGTGAAAACCGCTTCGAACCCTTACCGCATGTTACCACCCGTCCCACGATCTCATGTCCCGGCGCCACGGGAAATGTCTTGGGAGGAGTCCTTCCCTCGATTTCGTCCAACTCGGTGTGGCAGACTCCGCAGGCCGAGATCTTCACCAGGATCTCGCCTTCCCGGGCCACCGGCTCGGGCAGATCGGCCGGCTCCAGGGGAGTTCTCGTTGCACCGAGATCGCATATGTTCCTTAGCACCATGGCGCGCATGATACCCATTCCTCCT from Deltaproteobacteria bacterium encodes the following:
- a CDS encoding FAD binding domain-containing protein codes for the protein MSRFVAARSLNDALEVMARGEARALAGGTDLMPRLRRARLAGEPLPNVIVDVSRLSELTRLDLGSERPYIGAGISFRRLESDLEVERTYPILKQAAATVGSVQVRQTASIGGNVANASPAADGVTALVALGARAEVVSIRERRFCRVEELITGPGQTILANDELILGFELDRLKSRDGQVFSKVGRRRGVSVARLNVAVCLDPAFSDCRVVLGACFPSPRRLNDVEELLANGVAGDALWREAGRKATDLFQDVCGWRSSAAYKVQAIARVTGRTLALAWERVARGA
- a CDS encoding (2Fe-2S)-binding protein, coding for MELRFVLNGNEVEIRDVPGEESLLGLLRNYLDRKGAKEGCGVGECGACSVLLDGCVVNACLTAAWQVQGREVTTIEGMAKGPTLHPLQEAFLETGAVQCGFCTPGMIMSAADLLSHNPDPGEEEIKRALAGNLCRCTGYHDIVRAVRRAAKRLREGPR
- a CDS encoding TRAP transporter large permease, which encodes MDPITVGVIGTGCVFFLLFLGMPIAFALMLVGFGGIAYLTSAQAALPVVASTVWEVASFYPYTVIPLFIVMGGFAGSSGLTSELYGAFDKWMRRLPGGLAIATIGACGGFAAVSGSSVATAATMSTVALPEMKRYNYDARLATGSVAAGGTLGFLIPPSIGFVVYGMLTEQSIGKLLVAGIFPGILLALAYIAIVVAWVKMRPALAPVNPASVTWKEKMISLKGVWEPLALFLVVMGGIYAGFFTPTEAGAVGATLLFLVALLKRRLTWDGLIGALLESLRISVMVLILVAGANVFSYFLALSTIPMQVANWAAGLDVSPYVVHSVIILTYLFLGCFLDAISMMVLTLPVIFPIIETLNFDPIWFGVIAVLMMEAGLITPPMGLNVFTVAGVATDIPVETIFRGVAPFLLAIIAIVVLITVFPAIALFLPKMMLR
- a CDS encoding TRAP transporter small permease, which translates into the protein MYATVKWGVQKITRILTYVGMFLLIPMMLLTSAEVVSRGVWSRPIPGTIELSSYMLSIFILLGLAYTHQVKGHVRVTMLTARLPAPAALILELITTLLSMFIIAVLCRQGWVEAVDTSAVSDMLRISQLPFRMLIPVAAFFLLLELLFDAVDCVQMLIGRK
- a CDS encoding TRAP transporter substrate-binding protein; the protein is MKKRILAISLVLGLMFCLAMGSPVQAGSESTMNIKFSTWHPPVSREVKTVWIPMLEELKKRSNGRITYTLYPGGALGKGPEHFDIVKNGLSDMGYFTATWTPGRFPLTDVLSLAAWVDGKDLATNIGNQVYEKALEDEFKDVKVLELNGCIQAFLWTTKPVQTIDDLTGLKIRTPGGQQTNYIKALGAEPVFMPLGDVYLAMETGTIDGLVTCPPLVLAFKLHEVAKYGVKATFGCVSEGVIMNKKSWENTPDDLKPIIEEVVGNPFATTHGLDKKTYAQMMEELNAKGVKIHELTPEQEAKWYERFQEQTRQWVADLEKKGLNAKEAVIMYGKIAEAHGTKCVAIPPEWRTTDSK
- a CDS encoding helix-turn-helix transcriptional regulator translates to MTGPSLGAKLRDLRLAKHLTLQQVAERASYTAGYVSQIEHDKASPSIASLKKIAAALDARIVDLFLDEADNDSVVLEPSQWVTVSLARWKADIRQMVRSVKHHRMQPFYTVIQPGGGTSEDYSHHGEEFGLVLDGDLTLKVGSETYQVKKGSSFYYSSNVPHAWTNEADVPCTVVWVVTPPSW
- a CDS encoding amidohydrolase family protein; protein product: MKTLLIKNVGLMLSGEVEHPLLDADSILVEQGVIRRVGSALAPPDDDTRVIDAAGCAVTPGLIDSHCHVVLGDWTPRQQMQNFLESSVHGGVTTSISAGEVHLPGRPKDALGAKCLAILAAGSWASHRPGGMKVLGGALILEKGLTESDIDECARAGVRVVGEVGLGSVKDPDEAAQMVAWAKARGMIVMMHTGGTSIPGSSVVGADQILRVKPSVVSHINGGPTAVSLEGAMEIIEKSDAALEIVQCGNSKRAVQVADIIHERGEWGRCILGNDAPSGTGVITLGLLRNIAMLAGQSAVPPELAMGMATGNTAKLYGFNRGRIAEGLEADLVVMDAPIGSPGGNTLEALSEGDIPGISIVMVDGAVVVNKSRNTPPPVRQARVV
- a CDS encoding amino acid synthesis family protein; amino-acid sequence: MEIRKLVTMVEETHKEADKRIDPPTRKAAALAVIDNPLAGRYVEDLTELMDMGAELGALLGNKAREALGIGPERCESYGKAAIVGMNGELEHAGAILHPKLGKPFREALGRGLALIPSVKKRGGPGCTIDIPLNHKDAAFVRSHFDGMTVSIEDAPGPDEILVALAVTDSGRPLPRIGGLTKEEAKYEDGLR
- a CDS encoding aldehyde dehydrogenase family protein; amino-acid sequence: MGILPEVKKHYGKLKLWIGGEWIDSKSTEVQVTTNPAMGEPIAEFPSATREEARAAVEAAQKGFLAWREVALRERGKLMFDLRRKFEERFDVLCRVLTQDHGRTIGESRGSVRRVIENVESACSAVYGMPKMNEHIDQLAGGIDEYMIYEPKGVFLIVTPGNIPMHAWSSFVPYALASGCSVVVSPSRQDPVAAEYICRVTEDLGLPDGAINLIHGGRSINEYILRQPEVRGLGFIGSTAVARKLFKLCGELGKDSSLNGNGKNCVVIMPDADIDQTVQFLLRGCFGMSGQRCLGSDNVVAVGDSYYELREKLTSAASGMKLGYGLDESVELGPMCTPAGRDKVIDWIDLALNDGCTMLYDGRNPRVEGYPKGYFLGPSVLDNAQPGMPSTKEEAFGPVTALMRFGDLDQVIRWHNESNNDLGHSACIMTRSGKSARKFIKEMETGNVGVNVAVPQPYAFFPLGSKKQSFLGSAKSRLASMRLFLDEKTVTARWV